The window TTCATTCTCATCACCTATCTCTAAAATATTTCCGTCTTGGATTAGGGATTTTAATCGACTATACTCTGTTCTTAATGCATGTTCCCCTTCTGATGTAATTTGATAGGTCTTTCTTCTACCATCATCTTCTGTTAATGAAATTAGGCCATCTGTTTGCATCCGTGAGAGTACTCCGTAAAGTGTTCCGGGTCCCATTTTTAATCTGCCATTCGAAACTTCTGTAATTGCATGCATCAGCTGATAGCCATGGTTGGGATGCATTAATGCCAGTAGTACATAATACATTGCTTCAGTCATCGGTCCTCCATTATATGCCATTACTTACATTCCTTCTTTCACATTTCATGGTATTATGTCACGCGTTATTATGCGTAACGATATATCGTTAAGCATAATACTACTTCATGAAATATTTTTTGTAAATATAAAAAGATGATTAGTTTTTTTACGGTTAGATTTGCGAAAAGTCCCTGTTGTATTTAGAGAGGGAGACTTTTTTATCTATTGCAGATGTCATAACTTAAGAGTTTAGGTAAAGATAATTCAACTAACGCAACAGGTAGCTAAACAAGGTTTTTTCAATAATTACCTAAATAGTATCTATAGTATGCTATCGTTAATTAAGAAAACAAATTTAATTTTTAACGAGAGGAGGAAGAGTGTGTGAACATCTTAAAATCTAAAAAAGGCTTAGTGATTATTATGGGTATTGCAGTTTTATTAGTAATTTCAAATTTTTCTAAAGGAAATAATAAGGAACAACTTACAAGTAAAATTGAAAAGTATGGAGATGATACAGACATACAGCATATTGAAATATTGGATGGTAATAAATCTGTTGCTTTTATCAAAAAGGACGACGGTACAGAGGGGGAAATATATTTTGAGAAATCTTTGCTTTCTTGGAAATTTAAACGGGAATTCACCTTTGAACCAGAGGGAATTAATACACCTATTCATCTTTCATTTTTCCAGTCTCCATTTAACAATGAAGAAACATTAAATACTGTTCTACTTAGGGTATTTGATAATGAAATAAGTAAAGTAAGAATCGAAACAGGAGAGAACATTTTCCATGACTTTGAACTTCTACCCAAAGGTTCTGGTGAAAGGTTTGGGTTATTCAGAACTGCTAGTGAGGATTTCTATGAAGCTGAATATATTGCTTACAATAGTGAAGGTGAAGTAATTTACACTAGTAAATCTGAAGACTAATCTTACTAGATAGTAGTAAATATAAAAAGTATGTAAAGGGTGTCGCAGTAAATGGAACCAACAATCTTAATTGGGTTATTATTTATTACAATATGTATTTTTGCAGTGGGTCTGTTAACTTTTCTATTACCTAAGAAAGTTAGGAAGTTTGTCTGGGGTATATTGGGCATCATTTTAATTTGTAGTTATATCTATCAAGGGGCAATTAGACCTTTGATTATAGAGCAACAAACTGGAAAAGCCATAGAAGTATTAGAAGGTCATTTAGAAGAAAAATATTCAAAGGATTCATGGGGAATTACAGATACAGACGACTTTAAAATAGAACCTGTTATAAATCTTCATGTAATTTTCGATAGTGAGCCAAAAGTAGTTTATGAATATACAGTTGAAGATACAGAGGTAAGACAAGTAAGGATGTGGACTGTATCAGGCACGTCGGTAGAAGAAAGCGGAATTGAGCCACAACATGCAGAGTAATGATAAGAGTATGTGAATGATTGTAGTTCAACTAATGAAGCAGGTTAGTTGAAGAGTTTTGTTTATCTTGTTTTCCACAATCGTGACAGATCGTGGAAGAAGAAATTATAATCCAATCGAGGTGATTAATTAGTGGTTCAGGTATTGCCAAAAATATTTCACCCAAATATAAAGGAACAAGAAAAAGAAAAGAAGAGAATTGGAAGGTAGGTAAATAAATGATTCCATTAGTATATGACCAAATTAATGGCTGGGGCAAAGACGATGAATTCTTCTTAGCACTGTTAAAGAAGTTAAATGTTAAAAAAGTAGCTGATTTAGGTTGCGGAACAGGAAGATTGACAACTCACTTTGCTCAAGCAGGCTATCATATTACAGCTATTGATCCAAATGAAGAAGCAATCGAATATGCGAAAAATAAAGAGTTTCCAGGCGAAGTGACTTGGATTGTTGGTGATAGCTCAAATTTACAAACAAATGCGTTTGATGCAGTCATAATGACAGCGAATGTTGCGCAAGTATTTCTTACAGAAGAAAGTCGGAAATGCGTCATTTCAGATGCATATCGAGCATTAAAACCTGGAGGTCATTTTATTTTTGATACACGTAACCCATTAGCAAAAGCGTGGGAACAGTGGGAAAAAGATATGACACCTGATATTGCGATGAGCCAGGTGAGCGGTGAGTCACTTGAAATTTGGACTGAATATGAGGGGTTTGTAGAAGATGTTTTTACGTTCTATGAGACTGTAAAAAACGCACGTACAGGTGAAGTAGTAATTCATGAAAAAATGCAATTAAAATTTCGACCGCAAGAAGAAATCCATGAATTATTACAACAAGTAGGTTTTTCACTAACCCAAGTTTATGGAGATTGGGAGTTTAAACAAGCAACTTTAGAAACCAAATCTTTTGTTTTTCACGGTGTAAAATAAATATGGGGTTCTATAACGCTTTGCTTGTTGATTTTGATAATTTTAATATTCCTGGAAGACGAAAGAAAGAAAGAAAGAAAGAAAGAAAGAAAGAAAGAATTTTTTATTCAGCAAACGATCGCTAATATGGAATAAGCTTCATTTTTCTTGTACAACTAACGGGTGCTTTAGTGGAAGAATTGGTTGCCTATATAGGGCAGCTTTCTCTTATTAAATCTATCGCAATGTAAATATGTTCGATTTGCAAAAAGTCTCATAACTTATTGAGTAATGAGGTAAAACCTTTCATGTGATTTTGATTTATCTATTAAAAAGTATAAATGAATTAGCTATGTTTAAAGTTTCCATTTCACCCTCGCATAAATAACGAGCATCACGAAGTTTGCCGCAGCACTAATAACCGTACCATAAGCAATCGCCGAAGGTCCAAATGAGCCCATCATCAAATAAATAACCGCTACATTAATGCCTAAGACGGTAATCACACTAAATATTACCGGCACCATCGAATTGGCTTTTGCGTAGTAGAATCGAGTGATATATGTATTCGCAGCGAGGAAAAACATCGACAGCGAAAATGCACGAAATATCGGTACCGTTAGCAAGACCGATTCCTTTGTAAATTCCCCACGTTCGAAAACAAGACTGATAAGCGGTTCTGCAAAAAAGTAAGCGACAGCCATCGCTGGAACGAGTAGTGCAACTAGATAGAGCATTCCCTTTTTATAGAGTGCACGGATAGTCTCCATGTCGCCCTCTCCCTCTTTTTTACTGAGGAGAGGATAAATGACGGTCGTCACTGCGGTCATCAAGATTGCCTGCGGAAGGCCAGTCGATTTCGAGGCAATATTCACCGCAGTAGTAACTCCTTCTCCAAACCGCCCAGATACAATCCTATGTATGAGAATATAGAACTGCAGCGAGGCTCCACCGAACAATATCGGCAAAGCGATAACCCATAACCTCTTAACATCTTCAGACATACCAAAAGATGGTTTCAACGAATAGAGTTTCGATTTCCGAAGTCCTGCATAAAGAAATCCACCCATTATCAATGCACCAAACAATGCACCAATCCCATATGATTGAGGTCCGAAATAACTGGTTAACAAGACAGCTATTCCGACAAAGGCTGCATTATACAGAAGAACCGCAATACTAGACAGGTTGTATTTACCGTTTACATTAAGCACTCCGCTCATCCATGTCGATAGGACAAGAATGATTGAAGATGGCATCATCCAAAGGTATAGATTGCGTACCAATGCATGCTCTTCAGCACTCTGATTCTTAAAGAATAGTTTCAAAGTTGGATCTGTAAAGATGATTAATGTAACTGTTATCGAAACTGCTGTCATAAGAACAGTCGTAAGCGACTTTCGAACGTACAAAGCCTTATCTAATTTCGTTGAATGATAGACGGATATAAATGCTGTCGTCAATCCGCCACCAACAACGAGGTAAATGAAATTCGGAATTGTATACGCTTTTGCAATTGCATCAGCTGTAGTCGACGCACCATACTGATTCGTTATCGCTATTTCCCTAATAAAGCCAAGTAACCTGGCCAATATATTAATGATCGCGATTGCCCCAACAATTTTCATCAATTTACTCATAAATTCAACCTGACCTTTCTCAGCAGAACGTTAAATCAACGACAAGTTTCCTAAAGTATTGTCATACCAATACTGAGCAATTTCCATTGCTTAGCTATTTCATCGATTCTATCAGAATTATCATTTAAGCACACTCACAAATTTTTCGTCTTCCATGCATTTCACTAACGTTTATATGTTTGATTGGTTATAGAAAGAAGGTTGAGAAAACTGAAAATTGTACTCTTTTTCTTTCTTCAAACTTTCTTTTCCTATATAATCAGCATTATATACAGTTTACAAAGGACAGAGTAATTACATAAAAAAACATTAGATTTGATATATTTAATTGGTCATTTTTCATGGATATCTATGCTTGGTAAATTTGAACTTATCAAAATTGGATTTATTGGAGGAGATACCGTAAAAATAGCTAGGATTTTTTATATGTTGTCATTACCCATTTTTCTAGGTGGTTGTGACCAGACAAATACCAAGGAGACAAACGACAATCCAGAGAAAAAGGCTTTAGCATTTAATCCAGCAGGGATTGAGTCAGGAATTGAAAATACTCCTAATTTTATACGTGCTTGAAAAGAGAAATGTAACCTTTAACGGGGAGGTTAGTTGAAAAGTGTTGTTTAACTTATGTTCAACATCCGGACCAGAATGTATAATTCCTATCGAATTTGTAGGGAGAATTAAATATCGAAATTGTTGAATAATACTTAAGGAGTGTATATATGAATAAATCATATGTAATTTTTTTGCTGTTTCTTACAATATTCCTAACTGGATGTAGTGAGGATAATAGTAAGGCTTGGGAGCCATATAGTCCTTTAAATACTTCATCTTTAATGAAACAATATGCAGTTCAAGATAATTACGCACAGTTTAAATCCTTAGTACAAGAAGGATACGATGAAGATAGTATAAATGAGATATATGATACTGTGAGAAGCACTGTAACTAATAGTGCAGAAATAAACAGTTTTACTTTAGTCACTTTTGATAATGGTAAAACGTTGCTTGTACACTTAACGCCTGTTACGTCTGAAGAGGGGGAAGTGTTAATTCAAGATGTTATTGAAATTCCAATTGAAATGGCATCGTATATAAAGGAGGAGTTAAATAAAAAGTAAAGTTGTTCTTGTACTTGGATTAGCTTAATAGCTAATCTTTTTTTTATTGATATAAGGTGTTTACCTTTTTGAACGTCAATCGTTATCTAAGTAGGAGGGGGATTATGGATGAAGAATTAGGGCTTTATTTAGAAAGGAAATTAAAAGGCGTCTATTATGTCTTACTAAAAATGGGAGCAAAAAAAGAAGATGCCGAAGATATTTTACAGGAGACGGCATATCGTTTTGTCCAGCTATTAGATGGTGTTGATGAAAGGTATATAGATGCATGGCTTTATCGAGTAGCTATCAATTTATTTTATGATGGCTTGAAGAAACAGAAGACAATGGATCGTTATCTAGCGCTTTTTAAAACTGAAGATTTACTTAATTTATATACTCCCGAGCAATCCCTGATTGATGGAGAGTTTGTAAAACAAATGAAAATAGCCATGTCCAAACTAAGACCAAAAGATACTGAACTTCTGCTTTTGAAGTATAGTGCAGAATTTTCATTAAAAGACATGGCTCATTTATTAGAAACAACAGATAAATCAATAAAAACTCAGTTGGCAAGGGCAAAAAAACGATTACGAAAAATGATTGAGGAGGATACTTATTATGAGTGAAAAATCTATTTTTGATTCAAAGGATACATATCAACCAACTATAAAAAAAGCAAAGAAAAAGTCTTTGAAACGGACAATTTGGGTTTCAATAGCTGTGACATTAACTACAGTAATAGTAGGAGTAGTTATTTTTTTAGCAGCGCATCTTTACATGCAAAAAACGATGACCAATTATTATAATTTGCAAGTGAGTAAATCAATGGTACGTGGAGCAAATATTACTTTAGATAATGGTGGAGCAAGCAGCTATGGTATTGAATCGGCGATTACA of the Sporosarcina sp. FSL K6-1508 genome contains:
- a CDS encoding class I SAM-dependent methyltransferase, translating into MIPLVYDQINGWGKDDEFFLALLKKLNVKKVADLGCGTGRLTTHFAQAGYHITAIDPNEEAIEYAKNKEFPGEVTWIVGDSSNLQTNAFDAVIMTANVAQVFLTEESRKCVISDAYRALKPGGHFIFDTRNPLAKAWEQWEKDMTPDIAMSQVSGESLEIWTEYEGFVEDVFTFYETVKNARTGEVVIHEKMQLKFRPQEEIHELLQQVGFSLTQVYGDWEFKQATLETKSFVFHGVK
- the murJ gene encoding murein biosynthesis integral membrane protein MurJ, whose amino-acid sequence is MKIVGAIAIINILARLLGFIREIAITNQYGASTTADAIAKAYTIPNFIYLVVGGGLTTAFISVYHSTKLDKALYVRKSLTTVLMTAVSITVTLIIFTDPTLKLFFKNQSAEEHALVRNLYLWMMPSSIILVLSTWMSGVLNVNGKYNLSSIAVLLYNAAFVGIAVLLTSYFGPQSYGIGALFGALIMGGFLYAGLRKSKLYSLKPSFGMSEDVKRLWVIALPILFGGASLQFYILIHRIVSGRFGEGVTTAVNIASKSTGLPQAILMTAVTTVIYPLLSKKEGEGDMETIRALYKKGMLYLVALLVPAMAVAYFFAEPLISLVFERGEFTKESVLLTVPIFRAFSLSMFFLAANTYITRFYYAKANSMVPVIFSVITVLGINVAVIYLMMGSFGPSAIAYGTVISAAANFVMLVIYARVKWKL
- a CDS encoding RNA polymerase sigma factor; amino-acid sequence: MDEELGLYLERKLKGVYYVLLKMGAKKEDAEDILQETAYRFVQLLDGVDERYIDAWLYRVAINLFYDGLKKQKTMDRYLALFKTEDLLNLYTPEQSLIDGEFVKQMKIAMSKLRPKDTELLLLKYSAEFSLKDMAHLLETTDKSIKTQLARAKKRLRKMIEEDTYYE
- a CDS encoding PadR family transcriptional regulator, whose amino-acid sequence is MAYNGGPMTEAMYYVLLALMHPNHGYQLMHAITEVSNGRLKMGPGTLYGVLSRMQTDGLISLTEDDGRRKTYQITSEGEHALRTEYSRLKSLIQDGNILEIGDENE